One genomic window of Ilyobacter polytropus DSM 2926 includes the following:
- a CDS encoding iron-containing alcohol dehydrogenase gives MLNFSFYNPTNIIFGKDQMKNLDTLVPKNAKILITYGGGSVKRFGTLDKVKEELGKSEREIFEFGGIEANPRFETLMKAVEIVRDKKIDFLLAVGGGSVMDGTKFIAIASTTDEFIGKESELLKFGFNPIPVKTALPFGTVVTLPATGSEMNNGAVITKGIDKLPIFSNFTFPKFSILDPTLTYSLPATQVANGVVDTFIHTVEQYVTYPVNAGFQDRTAEGILQTLIEVGKETIENPTNYDARANLVWCATMALNGLIGSGVPQDWTTHMIGHEMTALFGLDHAKTLAVVQPAIWKVRKSSKKEKLLQYAERVWNIKDGKEDEKIDLAIMKTEKFFHSLGIKTKLSDYNIGEDDIQKIINSLEKHGMTALSESREVTLEISEEILRKAL, from the coding sequence ATGTTAAATTTTAGTTTTTATAACCCTACCAATATAATTTTCGGTAAAGATCAGATGAAAAACTTAGACACCCTTGTACCTAAAAATGCAAAAATTCTTATCACATACGGAGGGGGTTCTGTAAAAAGATTTGGGACACTAGATAAGGTCAAGGAGGAACTTGGGAAATCTGAAAGAGAAATATTTGAGTTTGGAGGTATAGAGGCCAATCCAAGATTTGAAACTCTTATGAAAGCCGTTGAAATAGTTAGAGATAAAAAAATTGATTTTCTTCTTGCCGTTGGAGGAGGTTCTGTAATGGACGGAACAAAATTCATAGCAATAGCATCAACTACCGACGAGTTTATAGGAAAAGAGAGCGAACTTTTAAAATTTGGTTTTAATCCCATCCCCGTAAAAACTGCACTACCATTTGGGACAGTGGTGACTCTTCCTGCTACAGGTTCCGAAATGAATAACGGTGCAGTTATAACTAAAGGGATAGACAAACTACCTATATTCAGTAATTTTACATTTCCAAAATTTTCGATCCTTGATCCGACTCTTACATATAGCCTTCCTGCTACCCAGGTTGCCAACGGTGTCGTAGATACATTTATTCATACTGTGGAACAATATGTGACTTATCCAGTAAATGCAGGTTTTCAGGACAGAACAGCTGAAGGAATACTACAGACCCTTATAGAAGTAGGGAAAGAAACCATAGAAAATCCTACAAATTATGACGCCAGAGCAAACCTTGTATGGTGTGCCACTATGGCCTTAAACGGTCTTATCGGCTCAGGAGTGCCTCAGGACTGGACCACACATATGATAGGGCACGAAATGACCGCTTTATTTGGTTTGGATCATGCTAAAACCTTGGCAGTAGTTCAGCCAGCAATATGGAAAGTGAGGAAATCATCGAAAAAAGAAAAACTTCTGCAGTATGCAGAAAGAGTATGGAATATAAAAGATGGTAAAGAAGATGAAAAAATAGATCTAGCTATCATGAAAACTGAGAAGTTTTTCCACAGTTTAGGTATAAAAACAAAACTTTCAGATTATAATATCGGGGAAGATGATATACAAAAGATTATTAATTCTTTGGAAAAACATGGAATGACAGCTTTATCAGAGAGTAGAGAGGTTACTTTAGAAATTTCTGAGGAAATTTTACGAAAAGCTTTATAA
- a CDS encoding MerR family transcriptional regulator, translated as MNIDEVAKHFHITKSKLRYYEKNGVIRKIARDKNDNRLYTKEDLLWIEFFLNLKGTGMSLKDIKHYISLKKGGIETVDERKDILLDHIELIDEKIQELILTKKDLQKQIKKYDDEKGVCIIKCSSDRKN; from the coding sequence ATGAATATAGATGAGGTAGCAAAACATTTTCATATAACAAAATCAAAATTAAGATATTATGAAAAAAACGGTGTAATCAGAAAGATTGCCAGAGACAAGAATGATAATAGACTTTATACAAAAGAGGATCTTTTGTGGATTGAGTTTTTTTTGAATCTGAAAGGAACAGGGATGTCTTTAAAAGATATAAAACACTATATCTCTTTGAAAAAAGGCGGAATAGAAACTGTGGATGAAAGAAAAGATATTCTTCTTGATCATATAGAGCTTATAGATGAAAAAATACAGGAGCTCATTTTAACTAAGAAAGATCTTCAAAAGCAGATCAAAAAATATGATGACGAAAAGGGAGTATGTATTATAAAATGTTCGTCAGATAGAAAAAATTAA
- a CDS encoding Leu/Phe/Val dehydrogenase, giving the protein MEKFEYMEKYGHEQLVYFFDKITGLRGVTCIHDTSLGPALGGTRIWNYENEEEAILDAFRLSRGMTYKAACAGLNLGGGKTVLYGDPKVVKSEAYFRSLGRFVQSLNGRYITAEDVNTNTKDMSYVAMETDYVVGLPGKSGNPSPVTAWGIFMGIKATLKEVFGDDSIKDRSFAVQGAGQTGYYLIKYLLGEDYPDKNYKTEKASKIYFTEINDDHIRRMKNEHPQVEFVKPDDIYSLEVDIFSPCALGAVINDVTVPQFKCKAIAGSANNVLKDAVHGRQLKERGILYAPDYVINAGGLINVYHELQGYNRDMAVKDVELIYDRLMEIYKISKNKNIATSDAADRFAENRIKIIKEIESNYIRR; this is encoded by the coding sequence ATGGAAAAGTTTGAGTACATGGAAAAATACGGTCATGAACAATTGGTTTACTTTTTTGACAAGATCACCGGCCTCCGAGGAGTCACATGCATTCACGATACAAGCCTAGGACCAGCTTTAGGCGGTACAAGGATATGGAACTACGAAAATGAAGAAGAAGCTATTTTAGACGCTTTCAGGCTTTCTAGAGGGATGACATATAAGGCCGCCTGTGCAGGACTTAATCTAGGAGGAGGAAAAACTGTTTTATACGGAGATCCTAAAGTCGTTAAAAGTGAAGCTTATTTCAGAAGTCTCGGAAGATTTGTACAAAGTTTAAATGGGAGATACATAACTGCTGAAGACGTAAATACAAATACGAAAGATATGTCTTATGTCGCCATGGAAACCGACTATGTAGTTGGACTGCCAGGTAAAAGCGGAAATCCTTCGCCTGTAACAGCCTGGGGAATTTTTATGGGTATCAAAGCTACTTTAAAAGAAGTCTTCGGAGATGATTCTATAAAAGACCGTAGTTTTGCAGTACAGGGAGCAGGTCAAACAGGGTATTACCTTATAAAATATCTTTTAGGAGAAGATTATCCAGATAAAAATTACAAAACCGAAAAAGCCTCTAAAATATATTTTACAGAAATAAATGACGATCATATAAGAAGAATGAAAAATGAGCATCCCCAGGTTGAATTTGTCAAACCAGACGACATATACTCCTTAGAGGTTGATATTTTCTCACCATGTGCTTTAGGGGCTGTTATAAATGATGTCACAGTGCCTCAATTCAAGTGCAAAGCCATAGCCGGCAGTGCAAATAATGTACTGAAAGATGCAGTTCACGGAAGGCAGTTAAAGGAAAGAGGGATATTGTACGCACCTGACTATGTAATAAATGCTGGTGGACTTATAAATGTCTATCACGAACTTCAAGGATACAACAGAGATATGGCAGTGAAAGACGTAGAACTTATATATGACCGTTTAATGGAAATATATAAAATTTCAAAAAATAAGAACATTGCCACCAGTGATGCTGCAGACCGATTTGCAGAAAACCGGATCAAGATCATAAAGGAGATAGAGAGCAATTATATACGAAGATAA
- the buk gene encoding butyrate kinase, translating to MKKFKILAINPGSTSTKISVFENDDEIFTETIRHSSDDIQQFKRIINQFEFRKKIIEKVLDENNLLNEGLHAVVGRGGLLRPLSGGTYLIEDAILRDLRVGVSGEHASNLGGIIAYEIGKDFHIPSYIVDPVVVDELEPVARISGIPEIERKSIFHALNQKAVARSYAKEIGKPYESLNLIVVHMGGGITIGSHKNGRVIDVTNALDGEGPLSSERSGALPVGDIIKMCFEKKYNEDFLKKRMVGKGGAVAYLRTNSIIEVLNLIEKGDKKAKLIFDAMIYQISKEIGAFSTVLKGNVDTIILTGGMAYSEKIIDLIKERVDFIAPIKVYPGEHEMSALAQGALRILKKEEIPLIYNPD from the coding sequence ATGAAAAAGTTTAAAATCCTGGCAATAAATCCAGGTTCCACTTCTACAAAAATATCTGTTTTTGAAAATGATGATGAGATATTCACCGAAACCATCAGACATTCTTCAGACGATATACAGCAGTTCAAAAGAATTATAAATCAATTTGAATTTAGAAAAAAAATAATAGAGAAAGTACTTGATGAGAACAATCTTTTAAATGAAGGACTTCATGCTGTAGTGGGACGTGGTGGACTTCTCAGACCTTTATCAGGCGGAACCTATCTCATAGAAGACGCTATACTGAGAGATCTGCGAGTCGGAGTTTCAGGAGAACATGCCTCAAATTTAGGAGGAATAATTGCTTATGAGATAGGGAAAGATTTTCATATCCCTTCATATATAGTAGATCCAGTTGTAGTAGATGAACTTGAACCTGTTGCCAGGATATCCGGAATCCCAGAAATTGAAAGAAAATCTATTTTTCATGCACTGAACCAAAAGGCAGTGGCTAGAAGTTACGCCAAGGAGATAGGAAAACCCTATGAAAGCTTAAACCTTATTGTGGTGCATATGGGTGGCGGTATAACTATCGGGTCACACAAAAATGGTAGAGTCATTGATGTCACAAATGCACTAGATGGTGAAGGACCTTTATCTTCTGAGAGATCAGGAGCCTTGCCAGTTGGTGATATTATCAAAATGTGTTTTGAAAAAAAATATAACGAGGATTTTTTAAAGAAAAGAATGGTTGGGAAAGGCGGGGCAGTTGCTTATCTTCGAACCAATAGTATTATAGAGGTTTTAAATCTCATTGAAAAAGGGGATAAAAAAGCCAAACTAATCTTTGATGCTATGATATACCAGATTTCAAAAGAAATTGGAGCTTTTTCTACAGTCTTAAAGGGTAATGTAGATACCATAATTCTAACGGGAGGTATGGCTTATTCTGAAAAAATCATCGATCTTATAAAAGAACGGGTGGATTTTATTGCTCCCATAAAAGTATATCCGGGGGAGCATGAGATGTCAGCCTTAGCCCAAGGGGCATTAAGGATACTAAAAAAAGAGGAAATTCCTTTGATATATAATCCAGATTGA